A single region of the Sceloporus undulatus isolate JIND9_A2432 ecotype Alabama unplaced genomic scaffold, SceUnd_v1.1 scaffold_24, whole genome shotgun sequence genome encodes:
- the LOC121917621 gene encoding cytochrome P450 2G1-like, which produces MEITSAVTLLLVICLSYLAIISVKRKLSNKGNLPPGPTPLPLIGNFLQIKSSETLKSILRLREKYGPVFTVYFGTRPIVVLCGHQAVKEALVDKAEEFSGRRTTPTLEPSFQGYGVVFANGERWRQLRRFSLTVLRDFGMGKKSIQERIQEEAQFLLEEFRKTNEKPFSPIYIISRAVSNVICSIVFGNRFDYEDKDFQALMEMINNSFREMSTAWAQLYDIYESILRYFPGPKDKVYKYLDGIRVFIAKRVEKNQETLDPSFPRDFIDCFLIQMEKEKDNPSSEFNMRNLELTALTLFFGGTETISSTLRYGFLFLIKYPEIQAKVHEEIDRVIGRNRVPNIEDRTQMPYTDAVIHEVQRYSDLLPMDLPHMVTRDTEFRGYMIPKGTEVYPVLSSVLHDPTMFKRPYTFYPEHFLDENGRFKKNDAFVPFSSGKRICLGEALARMELFLFFTTILQSFSLKPLVDPEKIDLTPMESGFATIPPFYELSIIPR; this is translated from the exons ATGGAGATAACTAGTGCTGTCACCCTCCTCCTTGTCATCTGTCTGTCTTATCTTGCCATTATATCAGTTAAGAGGAAACTATCAAACAAGGGGAACCTTCCTCCTGGACCCACTCCGCTGCCTCTGATCGGGAATTTCCTGCAGATCAAGTCATCAGAAACCTTAAAATCGATCCTCAGG CTGCGTGAAAAATACGGCCCCGTCTTCACCGTCTATTTTGGAACACGTCCGATTGTGGTCTTGTGTGGACACCAAGCGGTGAAGGAAGCCCTGGTAGACAAGGCTGAAGAGTTCAGCGGGAGGCGAACCACCCCTACTCTGGAACCAAGCTTCCAAGGATATG GAGTGGTCTTTGCCAACGGAGAGCGCTGGAGGCAACTACGCCGGTTCTCCCTCACCGTCTTGAGAGATTTcggaatggggaaaaaatccatcCAAGAGCGGATCCAAGAGGAGGCCCAGTTTCTGCTGGAAGAATTCAGGAAGACTAACG AGAAGCCCTTTAGTCCCATCTATATCATCAGCCGGGCTGTCTCCAACGTTATTTGCTCCATCGTTTTTGGTAATCGTTTTGACTACGAGGACAAGGATTTCCAGGCCCTCATGGAGATGATAAACAACAGCTTCCGGGAAATGAGCACCGCCTGGGCCCAG TTGTACGACATTTATGAGAGCATCCTGAGGTACTTCCCAGGGCCCAAGGACAAGGTCTACAAATACCTGGATGGGATTAGAGTCTTCATTGCTAAGAGAGTGGAGAAGAACCAAGAGACCCTTGACCCCAGCTTCCCACGGGACTTCATAGATTGCTTCCTCATCCAGATGGAAAAG gAGAAAGATAACCCATCCAGTGAATTTAACATGAGAAACCTGGAGCTCACTGCTCTTACTCTTTTCTTTGGTGGTACAGAAACAATCAGCTCTACCCTGAGATATGGGTTCCTGTTTCTGATTAAATATCCCGAAATCCAAG CAAAAGTGCATGAGGAAATTGACCGAGTGATTGGACGGAACCGCGTCCCAAACATTGAAGACCGGACCCAGATGCCATATACAGATGCCGTCATCCATGAAGTGCAGAGATACAGTGATTTGCTTCCCATGGATCTGCCCCACATGGTTACTCGTGACACTGAATTCAGAGGATACATGATTCCCAAG gGAACAGAAGTCTACCCTGTACTCAGCAGTGTCCTGCATGACCCCACAATGTTTAAAAGGCCCTATACTTTCTACCCAGAGCATTTCCTGGATGAGAACGGACGCTTCAAGAAGAACGATGCTTTTGTGCCATTCTCCTCAG GGAAAAGAATATGTTTGGGTGAAGCCTTGGCCCGTATGGAGCTTTTTCTCTTCTTCACCACCATTTTGCAGAGTTTCTCGCTGAAGCCGCTTGTGGACCCAGAGAAAATTGACCTAACCCCCATGGAGAGTGGATTTGCCACTATCCCACCATTTTATGAGCTCTCCATCATCCCACGCTGA
- the LOC121917617 gene encoding LOW QUALITY PROTEIN: cytochrome P450 2G1-like (The sequence of the model RefSeq protein was modified relative to this genomic sequence to represent the inferred CDS: deleted 1 base in 1 codon): MELSGAFTLFLVLYLSILLIFTALRDYRERKRSPPGPIPLPFIGNFMQLRSTELLKSLLKLREKYGPVFTVYFGTRPVVVLCGHQAVKEALVDKADEFSGRIANATVDDTFQGYGVTFANGNHWKQMRRFSLTILRNFGMGKKPIEERIKEESQFLLEEIRKTNGKPFNPTYYLNRAVANVISSILFGDRFDYKNELFQFLTVASNEIFRRMSTGSGQRFDVYYSFLKYFPGPQTKINELLRQVRAAISQKVKSNQETLDLNCPRDFIDCFLIQMEKEKDNPSSEFTIKNLELNVLLLLFAGTETVSSTLRFGLLYMMKYPEIQAKVHQEIDQVIGRTRPPNIGDRTQLPYVDAVVHEVQRFSDLLPLNLIHMVTRDTEFRGYKIPKGTEVYPLLSSVLFDPTMFKNPYTFNPEHFLDENGRFKKNDAFLPFSSGKRVCLGETLARMELFIFFATIMQKFQLKPLVAPKDIDLTPHEVGFGAIPPYYQLSMIQR; the protein is encoded by the exons ATGGAGTTGTCTGGTGCCTTCACCCTCTTCCTTGTCCTTTACCTATCCATCCTTCTTATCTTCACAGCCCTAAGGGAT TATCGCGAAAGAAAACGCTCCCCCCCCGGCCCCATCCCTTTGCCTTTCATTGGAAATTTCATGCAGCTCAGGTCCACCgaacttttaaaatctcttctcAAG CTGCGTGAAAAATACGGCCCTGTGTTCACCGTCTATTTTGGAACGCGTCCGGTTGTGGTCTTGTGTGGACATCAGGCTGTGAAGGAAGCCCTGGTAGACAAGGCAGATGAATTCAGCGGAAGGATAGCCAACGCTACTGTGGATGACACCTTCCAAGGATACG gGGTGACTTTTGCCAATGGGAATCACTGGAAACAAATGCGTCGCTTCTCCCTTACTATCCTGAGGAattttggaatggggaaaaaacccatcGAAGAGCGAATCAAAGAGGAATCCCAGTTCCTGCTGGAAGAAATTAGGAAGACAAATG GGAAGCCCTTCAACCCCACTTACTACCTCAACCGTGCCGTCGCCAATGTTATCAGCTCCATCCTTTTTGGGGACCGCTTTGACTACAAAAATGAGTTGTTTCAGTTCCTCACAGTAGCATCGAATGAAATCTTCCGAAGAATGAGCACTGGTTCTGGACAG AGGTTCGACGTCTATTACAGCTTCCTGAAGTATTTCCCAGGACCCCAAACCAAGATCAATGAGCTCCTGAGACAGGTTAGAGCCGCCATTTCCCAAAAGGTGAAGAGCAACCAGGAGACCCTTGACCTCAACTGCCCACGGGACTTTATTGACTGTTTCCTCATCCAGATGGAAAAG GAAAAAGACAACCCATCCAGCGAATTTACCATCAAAAACTTAGAGCTCAACGTCCTGCTTCTTCTCTTTGCTGGGACAGAGACAGTCAGCTCCACCTTGAGATTCGGGCTTCTATACATGATGAAATATCCCGAAATCCAAG CAAAAGTGCATCAGGAAATTGACCAAGTGATCGGCCGGACCCGTCCCCCAAACATTGGCGACCGGACCCAATTGCCGTATGTGGATGCCGTTGTCCATGAAGTGCAGAGGTTCAGTGACCTCCTCCCCTTGAATCTGATCCACATGGTTACCCGGGACACTGAGTTCAGAGGCTACAAGATTCCAAAG gggACAGAAGTCTACCCCCTCCTCAGCAGTGTCCTCTTTGACCCCACCATGTTTAAAAACCCCTACACTTTCAACCCAGAGCATTTCCTGGATGAGAACGGACGTTTCAAGAAGAACGATGCTTTTCTGCCATTCTCCTCAG GGAAGCGGGTCTGTCTGGGCGAGACTTTGGCCCGCATGGAGCTTTTCATCTTCTTTGCCACCATCATGCAGAAATTCCAGTTGAAGCCCCTTGTGGCTCCCAAGGACATTGACCTGACTCCTCACGAGGTTGGATTTGGGGCCATCCCACCCTACTACCAGCTCTCCATGATCCAACGCTGA